One Leptolyngbya sp. SIO1E4 genomic region harbors:
- a CDS encoding HAMP domain-containing protein — protein MNQSNQPNIERKLSLQTKILIGFTLLFTVIFGFAFYWFYTFTISRTTERLYTDMRQAVVGAAEEIDPNEVVELYEKGTTFKDDLADGGIPTDPIFQKYLALFQRVNDIEPQAWLYTFIVVDESPGDFDANVNPAFPENRPPIISQERLANLEEDYSLSTVFLVDLWVRHDPSKAARFLEAIPSNDFHVQAFQGDGLVDRPLYNDGFFGSWITTYLPLKNHEGETVAVLGIDFEASYVQEVKSAIRNRMLLSFLFIYLFLFLLVYILSGLLTRPIIQLTNAAEQIGEGDYTYDLKSFHHRRFPDEVSTLAEVFLLMVGKVKKREDSLKMQVKELKVEIDEVKREKQVQKIIGSDFFRDLQLKSDKIRAAMKKASNEPQGKES, from the coding sequence ATGAATCAATCTAATCAGCCTAACATAGAAAGGAAATTGAGTCTTCAAACTAAAATTCTAATTGGCTTTACACTACTATTTACTGTTATATTTGGTTTCGCTTTTTATTGGTTTTATACATTCACTATTAGCAGAACAACTGAGCGGCTGTACACGGATATGCGTCAAGCAGTTGTCGGTGCGGCGGAAGAAATAGATCCAAATGAAGTGGTCGAACTTTATGAAAAAGGAACTACTTTCAAGGATGATTTAGCCGATGGTGGTATCCCAACCGATCCGATATTTCAGAAATATTTAGCCTTATTTCAAAGAGTCAACGATATTGAACCACAGGCTTGGCTTTATACCTTTATTGTGGTTGACGAGTCTCCTGGAGATTTTGACGCTAATGTCAACCCAGCGTTTCCGGAAAATCGTCCGCCCATCATCAGTCAGGAGCGATTAGCAAATCTTGAAGAAGACTATTCTCTGTCTACAGTTTTTTTAGTAGATCTCTGGGTTAGGCATGATCCTTCAAAAGCTGCTAGGTTCTTAGAGGCAATTCCCTCTAATGATTTTCATGTTCAGGCATTTCAGGGAGATGGTTTAGTTGATCGCCCATTGTACAATGATGGATTTTTTGGTAGCTGGATTACGACTTATCTGCCTCTAAAAAATCATGAGGGAGAAACAGTTGCTGTGCTTGGAATCGACTTTGAAGCCAGTTACGTGCAGGAAGTGAAATCTGCGATACGAAATCGTATGTTGTTGAGCTTTCTGTTTATCTATTTGTTTTTATTTCTATTAGTTTATATCCTTTCTGGCTTGCTCACCAGGCCAATTATCCAGCTCACTAATGCTGCTGAACAGATTGGTGAAGGCGATTATACCTACGATTTGAAGTCATTTCACCATCGACGATTTCCAGACGAAGTGAGTACCCTTGCTGAGGTTTTCTTGCTGATGGTTGGCAAGGTTAAGAAACGAGAGGATTCCCTCAAAATGCAGGTTAAAGAGTTGAAAGTTGAAATTGATGAAGTGAAACGTGAGAAACAAGTACAGAAAATTATTGGCAGTGATTTTTTCCGAGATTTGCAATTAAAGTCTGACAAAATTCGTGCTGCAATGAAAAAAGCCAGCAATGAACCTCAAGGCAAAGAGAGTTAA